The nucleotide window AGTATCAAAATAAACCTCGATCGCCTGAACGAAGGGCCCAAAAAGATAACATGGTTTAATCCTGTCAACGGAAGCAAGTCTATATTGCCCGGGCGATATCAAAACGGGATTGCAACCTTAAGGCCACCTGATGCTACGCAAAAAGACTGGGTTCTGATAGTAGATACATACAAGTGATCATTTTTAAATTTTTTTGAAGAACCCAAATGAAAATAAATACATTTGATGCCAAAAAACGGGGTTAAAGGAATTAATTGTATGAAAACATTGATCATTATCAGGCATGCAAAAGCAGAGCAGGGTTACGGTGTAGATAGCAAACGGAAGTTAGAAGAAAGAGGCCACCGCGATGCTGCCTTCACGGCTCAGCGTTTGCTGGACAAAGGCTACAAGATCGATAAGATCTTTAGCAGTCCTTCAGAAAGAACGAAGGAAACGCTGACTTATTTTGCACAGGTTCACCATGTTGAAAGTAAGGATATCAAATACTTCGATGAGTTATACCTGGGCGACACACTTCAGATCACAGAGGCCATTAACTGGCTGCAGGAGAATATAGATACCCTGGCGGTTATCGGTCATAATCCGGGTGTTACCAATTTTACAAACGATATTACCGGCTCAGATATTGAATCATTACCAACTTCGGGTATTGCCATTATAAAAGTAGATTGCGACGACTGGCAGGATTTTAACGAAGCAACGAAAACACTGGTTGAGGTAGATGGCCCCAAAGGAGCTTAAATTGTGTACGGTGTAAGATGTTTGATGTACGTGTATCGTATACCGTTTATCGAACGTTACCTATCATCTGTCAACTGTAATCAGTCATCTAATAATATCATGGGACAAAAAAAACTGATCCGCTTTGCGGAATTACTTACTTTCTCCAATGTGCTGCAGTACCCCGAAAATATGGCGGGTAACTGGCATCAGCATTTCAATAATAACCATCCCCTGGTTTTAGAACTGGCTTGCGGAAAAGGCGAGTATGCTTTGGGCCTGGCACAAATTCACCCCGGTAAAAACGCAATAGGTGTTGATATAAAAGGAAACCGCCTTTGGGTGGGTGCTAAAAAAGCCATCCAAAATAATATATCGAATGTGGCCTTTTTGCGTGCACAGATTGAACAGCTAACACAATATTTTGCAAAAGATGAGGTGGAGGAGATCTGGATTACCTTTCCAGATCCGCAATTAAGATTTTCGAAAGCAAAAAAGAGGCTGACCCATCCCAGGTTTTTAAGAACCTATCAACAGGTATTAAAGCCCGGAGGAAAAATACATTTAAAAACAGACAGCCCTGATTTGTACCGGTTTACCAAAGAAGTGTTGACCATGTATAATTGCCCTGTTATTGCAGATACAGACGATTTATATGCACAGGAAGACCGGTCAGAAGAGTTGAAGCTGAAAACACACTACGAAGCGCTTGACATTGCGCAAAGCAGCCGCATTCATTATTTGTGCTTTACTTTGCCTCAACCCTTAGCTGGTCCTGAAAAGGATGAGCAGTTAAAAGAAGCCATCAGGTATGAGCTGGATAGAGGGTGAAGATTATTACCAGAATGAAGAAGGGCTGGTAACACTAACCGCAAAATATTTACGGGAACGTGGATTTTGTTGTGGCAAAGGCTGTTTGCATTGTCCATACGATTATATCCGGGTTCCTGAACCGCTTAGAACCGAATTGCTCAATGAAAGAGCAGAAAACCCCGATAGTACTACTTCCTCATAGATCTGTAATTATTTAGAGCTATAACCATGTAGTCATTATTGTGCAGGCACAGATTTTTTTATCAGTACTTTTAGCTTGCAAAAATTAATGGTTATGCCTGCTAAAAAGAAAATAACAACAGACAATACCTCATTAAAAAGCGTTGTTCCTTCTGGTCAACGGGATCTTGATTTCTCTGAACAGGTATACCAGATAGCCCGGCAAATACCTAAAGGCAGAGTAACCTCTTATGGTGCTATCGCCAAATGTATCGGAACCGGAAAGTCTGCGCGCCTGGTGGGCTGGGCTATGAGTGCCTGTAGTAAAGTAAAACCAAAAGTTCCGGCGCATAGGGTAGTGAATAGTGCGGGTGTGTTAAGCGGGAAACTAGCCTTTAAAACGCCCACTTATATGGAAGAGCTTTTAGCCAAAGAAGGCGTTGCCGTAAAAAATGATAAAATAGTCGACTTTAAAAAACGCTTTTGGGACCCGCTAAACGAACTGTCGCTTTAAATGCGTTGCGCCGTAATAGCATTATGAAGCGTTTGAAGTGCAGCAATACTCTCCGCTTCGTTGAAAGCGGCAAATCCCAATCTTATTGCCGTCAGGTCCCTGGTTTGAAACAGCAATGTTGCGGGAAGATGCAAGCCACCGGCCCTACAGGTTTTGGCAACCGCTGAAAGATTGAGCCGGGTTCGAAATGGAAGCCATACAGCCAGCCCACCCTGAGGCAATTTAAAGTCAATTGTTGAGTGAAGGATTTTATTCAAATGATTGCAAAAATGATCGCGTCGATCGCGATATATCTGGTGCGTTTTTTTCAGATGTCTCAATATTTCTCCTTCAGCAATCATCTCACCCAGCACTTGTTCCATCATCAGGTCTCCGTTGGCATCTACAACTGCCTTTAATTTATTGATCTCTTTAACCAGGTTTTCGGGGGCAACAATAAAGCCGGTTCGGAAACCGGGAGCCAGGGTTTTGCAGAAAGAGCCTACAGATACAACCATGCCTTTATTATCTATGCTGCCTAAAGGCAGTTCTGCATTGCTGTTAAAACTGAAGTCATAATCATAATCATCTTCCAGTATAATGAAGCCAAAACGATAGGAAAGCTCTAATAATTGCAAACGTCTTTCTGTGCTTAAGGATACGGTAGTGGGATAATGATAATGTGGTGTGATGTACACCATTTTAACGGATTGCCGCTTACATATTCTTTTGATGGCATCTACATCAATTCCATTGTGATCAACGGGAACCGGTTTCAATATAGCGCCAGCCTGCTGAAACACCATATTGGCTTTATGATAGCTGGGGTTACCCACAATTACCCAGTCGTTTGCAGACAGTAGTGTCTGGGCTGCGAGGTACAGGTTCATTTCGGTACCACGGGTGCTGACTATGTTTTTGGGAGCAGCCCTCAGTCCCCTGGTGCTATTCAGGAAATTGGTAAGCTGGTTTTTAAAGAAAATATTTTCTCCGCCAGGTTGGTAGCCCCATAACCTGCGGTTTATTTTTCGGCTAAGGGCTGCAGAGTACCTGGCTGCCAGCTGCTCAGCGTAAGCCAGCCGGATATCCGGTTGTCCGTCGTCAAAAGAAATCCTGGAAGAGACAGGATCTGGCGTGCTTTCAAGCAGGGTATTGGTAGCAATGGAAAAACCGGTAACCGCGGGAAAGGAAACCAGCTGGCCTGTAACCGCTTCCGCTCTTTTGTTTTTTATAAAACAACCTTTATTGGGTAGCACGATGATCCAACCCTGCATTTCCAGCTCATTAAAAGCTGCCACCACTGTTTTTCTATGCACACCCAGTAATTCACTCAATGTTCGGGTGCCTGGTAATTTATGGTTGGCGGGCAAGTGACCATTCCTTATTAAATGGCTCATCCTTTGTGCTATCTGGAGGTAAACAGGAGCATCCTCCTCCGGATCAATACTGATCAGTTTTTTATAGGGGAAAATAACCGGACTACTCATTTTATTGAAACCGGACTACCTCCGGGCATCTGCAAGGTAATAGTTTTGCGCAGATTTTATTAAAACTGAAACCAATAAGTGAATGAAGAAGTTGAACCGTTTATCAGCAGTTGTTATTTTAATGATTATTAGCGTAGGGCTGATGGCCCAGGAGCAAACCCTTGATCCTATAACGATTACTTCGTCGCTATCAGAAAAAAGAAGCTCAGAAACCGGCCGGAACATTACGATCGTTAGGGGAGAAGATATTGCTAAATTACCCGTGCACTCCCTGGATGAGCTGCTAAAGTATATACCTGGCGTCGAAGTGCAGTCCCGCGGTCCGCAAGGCGCACAAAGCGATATCAGTATGCGCGGGGGAACTTACCAGCAGGTACTGGTCATATTAGATGGTTTAAGGCTAAACGACCCCAACACCGGCCATTTTTCCGCATACATTCCTGTAACTCCTGCTCAAATAGACCGGATTGAAGTACTGAAAGGCGCTTCTGCCGCTATATACGGCTCAGACGCTGTGGGTGGGGTAATCAATATTATTACCCGGTCTTTTAATGCCGGTGCACAAAAAAGCAACACCGTTGTTCAGGCACAGGTGGCTGCTGGGGAATATAACCTGGTAAATACGAATATAGGAGGCTATCTCAGCCGGGGAAAGCTAAGCGCAGATGCGGGTTTTTTATCTAATCATTCCACAGGTGTACAACAGCGGGGTATCAGGGGTTATTTTCATAATACTGCAGCATCAGTAGGGTTGAATTATAAGTTGAATGATTATTGGAATATATCTGCCCGAACCACTTATGACAACCGCGACTTTGCTGCCCAGAACTTTTATACCACATCTGCTTTTGATACTGCTTCAGAAGTTGTAAGCAGCTGGTGGCATCAGCTTCAGGTGAGTTTCGAAAAAAATAAGTCTAGCCTAAGTCTCAACGCAGGATATAAAACCCTGGACGACGAGTATTCTTTTAGTCGGTCGTCAATTGCCAACCAAAATACTTCGAAGCTTTTTCAATCCTTATTGTTGTATCAGCAAGAGCTCAGTAATACCACCTCATTAATCAGCGGGCTTAATTACCAGCACCGGGTTATACAATCTAACGACAGGGGTAATCATTCACTCAATATTGCAGCGCCGTTTGTAAGCCTGTCGCAACAACTGGGTGCCTATTTTAACCTGCTGCCTTCGGTAAGGGTAGAGTTTATCGGTAATAATCATCCGGAGCTGTTGCCACAACTCAATGCCTCTTTACATATCAATAGCTGGCAGCTGAGAGCCAGTGGTGGTAGAACCATACGCGATGCCGATTTTACAGAACGTTATAACAATTATGGAAAGAAAATGGTGCCCAAAGGGCAAAGTGTAGGCAATCCGGGCCTGGTACCTGAAGTTTCGTGGAGCTATGAGGCCGGGTTCGACTGGTTTTATCAATCTGCTTTACGGGTGTCGTCTACTTTCTTCCAACGCTTTCATTCCAGGTTGATCGACTGGGTGAGCACGCCTTATGCGAACATGCCAAGGCAGGAAAACCTGGATGCTACCGGCTCTTATGCTCTCGCAAAAAACATAGCAGAAGTAAACACCACCGGCCTGGAAACTGACCTGCAATACATAGGTATAATAGGCGACCAACAAAAGCTGGTGGTTAATACAGGCCTGGTTTGGTTGTATAGTAAGAGCAGCGAAGCCAATCCGTCGTTTTACATTTCTTCTCACGCCCGGTTTTTAAGCAATTTTAATATACAGTACGAACTGGGCAATGCTGCATTAAGCTTTACGGGTATTTATAAGTCCCGCCGGCCACAGCAGGCTCCAGGTATTAATGCCTTTGTCAGCAAAGATTATTTCCTGTTAAATGGCAGGGCTTCTTACGGCTTTGTAAAGCAAAGGCTTTCCGTATTTGCGCAGGTAGATAATATTTTTGACAGAAGCTACAGCGATTTGCTGGGGGCAATAATGCCAGGCAGATGGCTGCAGGGCGGGGTCAGCTTTCGTCTAAGCAAGTAAAAAAAGAACGAGCCCGCAGTTTAAACCGCGGGCTCGTTCTTTATCATTGAAGGGGGGCATTTAAAACCGCTTCTTTTTAAAGTTGCTGTTGTTATTGCCGTTGCCGTTGCGGCGGTTGCCGTTATTATTGTTGTTGTTATTGTTATTGCGTTGCTGCTGGAACTTATTCCGTTTCCCAAAATTATTATTCTTGGACAGCGCCAGGTCCTGCTTCATACTATACGCTTTAACATAAGGAGTATTGGTAAACTCCAACTGCCCGTTGGTGATCGAATTAAGTTCGCTCTGTATCGCATCATCATGCACCACTTCCTTATGCCAGTTATTATACGCCAGCTTCATATAATAAGCTATTGCATTGGCAAATCCCTGTTTTTTCTCAGGGTCCTGTTCCACCAAAGCCTTATCAATTACATCTTCCAGGTTTTTACCTAAATGAGAAAACCTGGAAGAGCGTTTAGGGTAGGGTATTGGCTGCGGCTTTGCTTTATAGGTTTCCTTGGTTGGGATGGGATAGGGAGAGTCCACTTGCAGGCTAAAATCGGAAATTAAAAATAAATGATCCCAAAGCTTGTGTTTGAAATCTTCCACGTTTTTAAGATGGGGATTTAAAAAGCCCATTAATTCAATCACCGCTTCTGCATTACGTTGTCTTCTTTCAGGATCTTCGATAGCCTGTATATGTTCCACCATTTTCTGTACATGTCGCCCATACTCGCGCATTGCCAGGTGGTTTCTAGTAGTATTATATTCCATAAAAACTTTTGGTAAAAAATGTATCTGCAAGCAAACTTTTGTGTGGTGTTATACCTTTGCAGCTATTTAGCAAAGATATAGGAAAAACGGTTATTTATAATAATGGCAATAATTTTAGATACGGAAGGGATTTCAGCGGCAACCTACCGGGGTTATTTAGCAAGATCCTTGTTCGACGGTATAGCTGCTCAATTGCCGGATCAACGGTTGGTAGTGACTGCACCTACTGATATTCAGGGATTAGCGTATGATAAAGACGCCGGAGATTTACCCCCGCAAAAGGGACTGTTTCATCAAAAAAAAACAGCTAAATGGCTTCAACTGCACCAGGTCAGGGCCTTCATCAGCTTCAAAAGAATGTTAAAAACAGATCATTTGATCAGGCAGGTATTAATAATTGCCGGCGAAGAACAACTGGATGATGAAAAATTGATCCGCTCAGCGCCGCATATCTGCATTGTTTCGGAGGGACTCAATCAGCTTTTTAATGAAAAATATCCGGGCTTTAGATCCAGGATCATCCTGATCGATAGCATTATGGACCAGGACGCCCCGGATTACGTCACAGCTGATGATACCAGGGAAACCATTGCTTCCGGGCGCGAGTATTTTGTTCTCGCAGATTTTAATTTGACGCAGGAAAGCCTGACTGTTCTTCTGAAGGGTTTTTCTGCCTTTAAAAGGATGTTACACAGCAGCTGGAAATTCATGGTAGTACTGCGTTCGGAAGAAACGATCAGGAGGGCAGGTATAGATCAGCTTTTATCCAATTATAAATATCGCGACGATGTTATCGTAACGAACGGAGAACTATTAAATGAAAAGCTACGGGA belongs to Niabella yanshanensis and includes:
- a CDS encoding SixA phosphatase family protein — its product is MKTLIIIRHAKAEQGYGVDSKRKLEERGHRDAAFTAQRLLDKGYKIDKIFSSPSERTKETLTYFAQVHHVESKDIKYFDELYLGDTLQITEAINWLQENIDTLAVIGHNPGVTNFTNDITGSDIESLPTSGIAIIKVDCDDWQDFNEATKTLVEVDGPKGA
- the trmB gene encoding tRNA (guanosine(46)-N7)-methyltransferase TrmB; translation: MGQKKLIRFAELLTFSNVLQYPENMAGNWHQHFNNNHPLVLELACGKGEYALGLAQIHPGKNAIGVDIKGNRLWVGAKKAIQNNISNVAFLRAQIEQLTQYFAKDEVEEIWITFPDPQLRFSKAKKRLTHPRFLRTYQQVLKPGGKIHLKTDSPDLYRFTKEVLTMYNCPVIADTDDLYAQEDRSEELKLKTHYEALDIAQSSRIHYLCFTLPQPLAGPEKDEQLKEAIRYELDRG
- a CDS encoding DUF5522 domain-containing protein, with product MSWIEGEDYYQNEEGLVTLTAKYLRERGFCCGKGCLHCPYDYIRVPEPLRTELLNERAENPDSTTSS
- a CDS encoding MGMT family protein; this translates as MPAKKKITTDNTSLKSVVPSGQRDLDFSEQVYQIARQIPKGRVTSYGAIAKCIGTGKSARLVGWAMSACSKVKPKVPAHRVVNSAGVLSGKLAFKTPTYMEELLAKEGVAVKNDKIVDFKKRFWDPLNELSL
- a CDS encoding aminotransferase-like domain-containing protein, which translates into the protein MSSPVIFPYKKLISIDPEEDAPVYLQIAQRMSHLIRNGHLPANHKLPGTRTLSELLGVHRKTVVAAFNELEMQGWIIVLPNKGCFIKNKRAEAVTGQLVSFPAVTGFSIATNTLLESTPDPVSSRISFDDGQPDIRLAYAEQLAARYSAALSRKINRRLWGYQPGGENIFFKNQLTNFLNSTRGLRAAPKNIVSTRGTEMNLYLAAQTLLSANDWVIVGNPSYHKANMVFQQAGAILKPVPVDHNGIDVDAIKRICKRQSVKMVYITPHYHYPTTVSLSTERRLQLLELSYRFGFIILEDDYDYDFSFNSNAELPLGSIDNKGMVVSVGSFCKTLAPGFRTGFIVAPENLVKEINKLKAVVDANGDLMMEQVLGEMIAEGEILRHLKKTHQIYRDRRDHFCNHLNKILHSTIDFKLPQGGLAVWLPFRTRLNLSAVAKTCRAGGLHLPATLLFQTRDLTAIRLGFAAFNEAESIAALQTLHNAITAQRI
- a CDS encoding TonB-dependent receptor plug domain-containing protein, giving the protein MKKLNRLSAVVILMIISVGLMAQEQTLDPITITSSLSEKRSSETGRNITIVRGEDIAKLPVHSLDELLKYIPGVEVQSRGPQGAQSDISMRGGTYQQVLVILDGLRLNDPNTGHFSAYIPVTPAQIDRIEVLKGASAAIYGSDAVGGVINIITRSFNAGAQKSNTVVQAQVAAGEYNLVNTNIGGYLSRGKLSADAGFLSNHSTGVQQRGIRGYFHNTAASVGLNYKLNDYWNISARTTYDNRDFAAQNFYTTSAFDTASEVVSSWWHQLQVSFEKNKSSLSLNAGYKTLDDEYSFSRSSIANQNTSKLFQSLLLYQQELSNTTSLISGLNYQHRVIQSNDRGNHSLNIAAPFVSLSQQLGAYFNLLPSVRVEFIGNNHPELLPQLNASLHINSWQLRASGGRTIRDADFTERYNNYGKKMVPKGQSVGNPGLVPEVSWSYEAGFDWFYQSALRVSSTFFQRFHSRLIDWVSTPYANMPRQENLDATGSYALAKNIAEVNTTGLETDLQYIGIIGDQQKLVVNTGLVWLYSKSSEANPSFYISSHARFLSNFNIQYELGNAALSFTGIYKSRRPQQAPGINAFVSKDYFLLNGRASYGFVKQRLSVFAQVDNIFDRSYSDLLGAIMPGRWLQGGVSFRLSK
- a CDS encoding DUF4290 domain-containing protein; translation: MEYNTTRNHLAMREYGRHVQKMVEHIQAIEDPERRQRNAEAVIELMGFLNPHLKNVEDFKHKLWDHLFLISDFSLQVDSPYPIPTKETYKAKPQPIPYPKRSSRFSHLGKNLEDVIDKALVEQDPEKKQGFANAIAYYMKLAYNNWHKEVVHDDAIQSELNSITNGQLEFTNTPYVKAYSMKQDLALSKNNNFGKRNKFQQQRNNNNNNNNNGNRRNGNGNNNSNFKKKRF
- a CDS encoding glycosyltransferase, encoding MAIILDTEGISAATYRGYLARSLFDGIAAQLPDQRLVVTAPTDIQGLAYDKDAGDLPPQKGLFHQKKTAKWLQLHQVRAFISFKRMLKTDHLIRQVLIIAGEEQLDDEKLIRSAPHICIVSEGLNQLFNEKYPGFRSRIILIDSIMDQDAPDYVTADDTRETIASGREYFVLADFNLTQESLTVLLKGFSAFKRMLHSSWKFMVVLRSEETIRRAGIDQLLSNYKYRDDVIVTNGELLNEKLRDAYALVSMDDSERLPIPVIEAARVHTPAIVQDTRSARALLGTSVIYTSEKTSEAIGEMLMKMYKDENFRQTLIKELKGLSLPTGSETAMRTLSSLLT